The DNA segment CGTGCAGGGCGTAGACACCGAAGATGCAGCCGAAGGCCACGAGGTAACCGATGAGGACAAGCATGGGGAGGATTCTGTCAGTCAGCAGGCCGAGCTAAGGGGGAAGAAGCGGCGGAAAAATGCGCATCTTCGGCGCTTGGGGAGGATCTTATCGAGGGAGACTTGGCTAGGCTAGAAGTGTATTCTGGTCAACAGATATTTCGATTTCTTTCATCACTTGCTATATGACAACGCTTGACCAAGCTGTGGTTGCTTCCGAGCCGGCGCCGGCCCTCTCCCATGTGCTGCATGACATCAATGTCAGGCTGATCGGGCAGAACAAGTTCCTGCCGGCGCTGACCGAGCTCATGTGCCTGGCCAAGGACCATGTGATGAGTGCCCACCTGTGGGTAGCAATCGGTGTGGTTTATGTGCGGATGTCGAATTGGTCGGCTGCCATCGGGGCGCTGGAAACGGCGATTGCGCTGGATGAACGGGTGCCGGGCGCCCACCAGTTGCTGGCGCTGGCGGTGTTCAGCATTGGCCGGCGGGAGCAAGCCTGTCAGATGGTGGATGAGGCGTGCAAGCGCTCTTCCGAAAACAACGCGTGGCTGCTGCGCGCTTATATCCACTCCCATTCCTCCCGCAGTCCGGAGGTGGCACTGAAGGTGGCCCAGGATTGGGGGCGCCGCTTTGCCGATCCGCTTACACGCAAGGCCAAGCCCCTGGTGGTGCGGGATCGCAGTCCCCGGAAAAAGCTGAAGATCGGTTACGTCACTGCCGACTTCCGGGAGCATTCGGTAGCGTTTTTCATGCAGCCCGTACTGAAGTTTCATAACCATGAGGAGTATGAGATCCATGTGTACTCCAACGGGCCCTGGGACCACTTCACGCCGCAACTGCGAATGCATGTCCGGTATTGGGAAGACGTGATGGCGCTTTCCGACAAGGAGCTCCATCAAAAAATCCGGGATGATGAAATCGATGTGCTGGTCGATTTGTCAGGCTTTACACATGGGCACAGGTTGGGAGTGTTCGCGCAGAGAGCGGCTCCTGTCCAGGTGACATGGGTGGGCTATATCCAGCCATTGGGCATGAA comes from the Comamonas terrigena NBRC 13299 genome and includes:
- a CDS encoding glycosyltransferase family 41 protein, whose amino-acid sequence is MTTLDQAVVASEPAPALSHVLHDINVRLIGQNKFLPALTELMCLAKDHVMSAHLWVAIGVVYVRMSNWSAAIGALETAIALDERVPGAHQLLALAVFSIGRREQACQMVDEACKRSSENNAWLLRAYIHSHSSRSPEVALKVAQDWGRRFADPLTRKAKPLVVRDRSPRKKLKIGYVTADFREHSVAFFMQPVLKFHNHEEYEIHVYSNGPWDHFTPQLRMHVRYWEDVMALSDKELHQKIRDDEIDVLVDLSGFTHGHRLGVFAQRAAPVQVTWVGYIQPLGMKAMDYRLVASGLVPPSLAPYYSETLFQLQASACYEPPSYSPLCEVPPMVRNGYPTLVSPNSSAKITDQMLRLWARILHERTDARLIIMVKEGDADAAQADMQPRVEAAGFPLDRVSVMHQQPLHHFMEVGHIADIMLDTAPISGGTTTLHSLWMGMPVVTLDAERGVDACSAYVLRELGLEAEIAQTEEEYVQIAMRLMADPERLYVQRENIRAHMGSSIFMDYAAYAADVEKSFRIMWLNWLRGDKRDLSLDVDVDAEMALAEGRAP